DNA sequence from the Myxocyprinus asiaticus isolate MX2 ecotype Aquarium Trade chromosome 3, UBuf_Myxa_2, whole genome shotgun sequence genome:
CTTTTAAGTTCATTTACAATGTACAGcaaggccctgtttacacctcgCATTACCATCCATCATGGTGATCTAAACTCAAGTGGTCTGCATTGACCAAGTGGCATTTATGCCTGGACATTTACGTCTCAGATGCATCTCCTGTGTCTACTTGTGAACAGATTTTGTCTGTTCATAAAAAGGAGGATCTGACTGATTTCATGGCAACATGCATCACTAACTACTTCAGTgagtcactgcatgttgataaagcacaaaaaaataagcACTAAAAAAAGGGCACACTTTTGCTCTAAATACTTACAATGAAAaatctcccatcatttactcaccctcgtgccatcccagatgtgtgtgactttctttgtaAGCATGACTAAGAACTTTAGATGTCTTAAGTCACTTTTGAGTGCAATACATTATTATATGCTGGGGAAATGACACTAGACCCATTCATAATTGTGGGCTTTGTTTGTTGTGCAGGTCTTGCCCAGTCCCTTGGCCCTGACACACCTTTCACTGCTCTGGCTGGGAGTGAGATTTTCTCTCTGGAGATGAGCAAGACAGAGGCGCTGAGCCAGGCCTTCCGCAAAGCCATTGGAGTCCGGATTAAGTGAGTGAGGCTGATCAAAGTGTGAACTGCCATTTTCCTGGATCAATTTCTCTCAATCTAATGcaagcataaaacagcataaattcTTAGATTAGGAACAAAGGACAACCTCCATCAACATCAGTGttgtaatgttttgttttgtatcacTATGTTGGAAACTGAATcttttattgattatttattgattttagatTTAATTTCTAAGACTAATGTTATATCTTTTCATTTTACTTTCACAGTAAACAGTTCATCTTatagttattatagttttaataCATGCCCCACCAATACACTAGTTGTCAAAATgacagggttcgtacaaggtgcttgaagtacttgaatttggctttttaaatttaagtcctggaaaacccttgaaaatagccatttttaccaagaggtgcttaaaaagtgcttgaattatagaaaaacgtaaaatacgttgcttaaatcatttaataaattaaatgtatttatttttggaaaaacatgacgacagaccactagaccGCTGCTGAAGCTGGCAGCGCATAGACAGCGCTGTCACGTGGCACCAGTTACTTTTGGCAGcgccaatcacaatcaattgttactggaggattttgaaaatgtatattttatacataCTGCTGTGGCGGTTTTAACAAGTATAAATTCTtacaactatcagttttaattaaaaattactcaccagagtgaaaaaattagaTGAGACATACAAcattctgagatttgaatgcagatcaatggaggattcagttttgtgtcTGCCGTCTAGCGCCCCCTGGTGTAAAgacagctttgtgtctcacaaaataggtttgggtctgacaacatttgggtcaatatcaaaatatgctGACAAACATGTCCCATGACTTTATTAGTCATGAAATAGTTttctaattgcaaaaaaataaaaggtatcattgtataacctaacctttaattatataaaatggcttgactctgttttgaatttgttttagaaaatatatttgaaatcaattgcctgaagaaaaaataaataaaaaatccttgtccccttcatctTTTACACGACTTCTATGACATTtaaagttatttatgtatttattttgtacttatttttaatagaaGCATTAGTGCAAGGATGAACATGTGtgcaaaaaaagcaaaacaaaattattattaataatttgaataatttaaaaagaatgtttgtcccttaatttcatggcattggtgttatcaatctttaaaaaaacaaaaaaaaaaaacattgttttaaaaatattttcagatgctgcttaaatatgcatatagtgttttttcccagcatgttaaaaagttattaattacacattttaactgtaattatttttgtgtgtttcacacacacaaatttggtgttgtaacccatttaaccctcattagtgttaatttagtgttaacttgcttcgttcgtgaaacaaaattaaataataaaagaaagaacaacagccaagttgttctttattaataaaaataatgtcaacatgttacaaaatgtgtaccctcagcgtttataggcaaaaactgaactgaatgggaaatttcaatattttgtaagttggaaagtcaaatTTGTTTGAGAATGACTCATTTGCaattcctcacataaatctgttgtgtgaccttagaaaacatggaacacagcacatgagtcatGTAGACtactgtttacagacacagttattcacttttgttggaaagcaaagtgtgttttaagggagcacactacaataacacatacatttcgtcatgaatgaaccaagaattgttactgtgagaatatgtagttaaagatgcacattgagatattttgtacttgtaataagtggtgttttataaaaataaattaactgtgaataaaatatttatatttaaaattaacaattaaagaattagttttaatgacatctcgagcatagtccttgaaaacaaataaaaatgtgcttgaaaagtccttgaatttaacattgaagcatctgtacgaaccctgaaATGAGCTCAGTTTTCTGGGATAGTCATCATTATCACATAACTGCTAATGTTCTACCTGTATTTGTTGCCCGGCAGAGAGGAGACAGAGATTATTGAAGGAGAGGTGGTAGAGATTCAGATCGACAGACCTGCTACAGGAACAGTGAGTCTTTGCTGTCTTCTCTCTTTATAATggaagagttcctagctaggagttttttCTTAAAACCTGTTCACAAAACTGCTACGAGCAAGTTTTAGTAAGGAAATCTTAAAATAAGAGTAAGGCGGAGTGTTGACCTTGTTGCTATGGGTGACGATTTATACGTgcagtagatagatagattttttttttttttttttttcagttgataaacatttcttcatcctgtgttgatgtaatgaAACGAGCGTGCATCCCTTCAACAGCATCAAAACATCGGGTAGCCCCACAATTGCCGTGATTCCCCGTGAATGCCCCCTTTTTTCTCTGCAGCGAGTGTGCATCCACAGGAAAAAAATATGCTGTGAATTGTTGGATGATATTCTGCAGACagatgacagaaattcccaattcatctgCACTACATAGTTTTATTTTGATATGGCCAGGGAGCGCAGAGTTGTTAAAACCTTTATCTCCTGTGTAATTGGGTTGTTCCAGTTTGTGGGAGAGTtaactgcatctctaactaaGTTTGCAATAATGAAAATACCCTTGCGATTAAGGCAATACCTTTTCTTAAAGGTCAATGTcagcattataatatttataatattatatgatTAAAATAAATCGACTCGATTGTGATTCAGGCGAAATGGTcagtgtcataataatattctaatatattgtttttaatatggATTGACGACAGCATGCTTTGGAtcgtttgtgagtcactcttagggagtcgtgggtttaggagctacttttagccttaagatgttttgtgaatacaaaaacaaatacggttgcaatcgaaattattcaacccccccaagacagtaaggatttacagagataagcttttctgatgacccagaatttttaaactttacatctatatcagttgagtgacacattcaaagtcatagtgtgaatatataacctaatatttctaaatagcaggattttttaaaaatacagccatgtcataattattcaacccctattgcatgtagctgtttcttaaatatgtaaggctacacaagtaattgttttaaaacaaaaataagttaCCAATCTGCATTGGCACTtatttaagcaaaaatgtatttctatgcaaaaaatgcaattaaaaataagctgtctcaaaagctaatagaggagattatttcattacacaagaaaggtcatggctaaaagtacatttccaaggcaattcaatttccaatagacaaagttggcagcaccatttataaattttttaaatatggtacaacagcaacctttttggggtgtggaagaaatcaaaacttcaccaagggaaatgttgacttgaatattcaagaagtaataggaaagaagtaggaaagacctgaggagtcctggaagaaggttttatagacgcatgacactaaactgaaatgagttttagacccatgggtcagcagtacgtctggagtaagatgacaaggtgatgacaagaacaacatcatccccacagtcaagcatggaggtgggtcagtcctgttatgggggtgttttgcggctgcagaaaacggctatcctgactatgtgactgacaccatggattctttcaggtatcgggccattttggcatgaaaaatgtgatgccttcagtgtgtaaattgaagcttggtgatcactggactttccagcaagacaattacaccaaggatacatccaagttgtccaaaatctggttcagggataggtcgtggaatgtccttaaatggccctttcaggccatcattaaaatcccattgcaaacctttgttgggatttcaaggaagtaGTGGaggcacagaaaccaaagaatgtcaatgagctggaagcttttgctcatgagaaatgtgtaaaaattccagTAGAgtggtgtccgaagcctgagaacatttacctgaaacatttatttgctgttattaagattaaaggatgctccacaaatgattgactttgggggttgaatatttttgacatgacaattgtggagagaattagttattttttattttaaaatttggggaAACTGAACTCTTtcttctcaaaatcactcaaatgtgtattaaaaatttactttgactgtttactgagtttttagttgatgtgttttaattcacatcaccagaatgtattgctggtcagggggttgaataattttgattgcaaatgtacagtaatgtgaaaaagtatttgcccccttcatgatttcttctatttgtatttttcatactaagttttagatcttcaaacaataaatatcataaaacaaaggcaatctgagtaaacaaattacagttttcatatatatatatatatatatatatatatatatatatattagtttttttttttattgaataaaaaaaagacgatccaacacctatatcacccatgtaaAAAAACTAAcagcccccttaaacttaatagctgcttgtgccacctttagcagcaacaactgcaaccaaaccctcccgataactggagatcagtctttcacaatgctgtggtggaattttgtcccactcttctttgcagaactgctttagatcagccacattggaggattttcaagcatgaactgcctgtttaaggtcctaacatagcatctcaatcaggttcaagtcaggactttgactagtccactccaaaactttaattttgcttcttttgggccattcagaggtggacttactcctatgctttggatccttgtcttgctgcataatccagttgcgcttaaGCTTCAACTCATGGAGTGAGACCtattagccaacttcatgctgctgaaaaagttctattttggtgttgatttgattgaacagggctggcagtaatcaagcCTGGGTGTTTCTAGTCAAGCTGAACCCTATTGTggatgcagtttcatagatttagtaaataagggggcaaatactttttcacacaggctcagttggtattggataacctTTTTGCCTCAATAAATaccatcatttaaaaactgtattttgtgtttagttAAAGTTAGTTAAAAATAGTTTTCTCACTTTTCTGTATTGTTTAGGGTGCAAAAGTAGGGAAGCTCACGCTGAAAACAACGGAAATGGAGACCATCTATGACCTGGGGAACAAGATGATTGAGAGTCTCAGTAAAGAGAGAGTACAAGCTGGGTGGGTAGACTAACCACTGGTTTGGGCTGATCTGGCGACTCCAGCTGGTCCATTGGATACTGCAGTAATGAACAAATTATGTGGATAATCGATCTTGTGGACAGTGTATTTgcttttgttggacattttatttgttttatatatgtactgtagattaaataaaaagtaaaggCAAACAAGGACCCTACTTCAGCCAAAACACCATGTCTCATCTTTTCAGTGCTTGATTTGTTAAAGGCTGACCATGTCATATCACATCTCATCCTCTGCAGGGATGTGATCACCATTGATAAAGCCACTGGGAAAATTAGCAAGCTAGGCCGGTCTTTTACTAGAGCAAGAGATTACGACGCCATGGGAGCACAGGTAAACTGTCTCTCCTCATCTGCGAAAAGAGTCCATCTATTTACCTGACAGTTTTCTTActgttgttttgctgttttttttattttattttttatttcagacaCAGTTTGTGCAGTGTCCAGAGGGAGAGCTGCAAAAACGGAAGGAGGTTGTTCACACTGTCTCACTTCATGAAATTGATGTCATCAACAGCCGCACTCAGGGATTCCTGGCCTTATTTTCAGGTAATTCAGGCTCTTGTCAGCTTTTTAAGACTGACAGACTAGAAAATGACATGCTTAGTGGAACTAATCCCTGATCAGTCTTTTAGCACATTAAATATCTCTGTAGGTTTTCCAGCATTTTCTGTAGCTGATGTATGATCATTGTTTGTTCTGCAGGCGACACGGGTGAGATAAAGTCAGAGGTTCGAGAGCAGATCAATGCTAAAGTTTCTGAATGGAGAGAGGAAGGCAAAGCAGAGATCATTCCTGGGGTAAGCAGGCCAGACAACTAAGACCTTTTAAAGAGCTCAATGGAGAGGAACCAGCCAGTAAAAGAGTGAGCTTTTTCTCACTCTTTTTATTGAAAGCTTCCCAAACATTGAGCAGGTCTTAAGGAAAAGTGAGAGTTCAGTGATTCTTAGTTAAGTCCGTTAATGCCTGCAGTGGAAATGTATTGTTAatgtcctttcttttttcttttttttttttgtggttgcaGGTTCTCTTTATAGATGAGGTCCACATGTTGGATATAGAATGCTTTTCATTCCTGAATCGAGCTCTAGAGAGTGATCTCTCACCTGTACTCATCATGGCCACAAACCGAGGCATCACCCGGTACGTACACAAAATatctttaacccttgtgtgacctttgggacatttttgtctttttcatttttgttttttcgttcattttgtctgtgttgatgccaatggcataaattttgccaaagatgtgtattttggtgaattttgatatttcaaccaaaatagttacactcaggaccttaaggacaaaaatgtcccatttGAAATCCATTAAAACTGcagtatttgatcccagtgccattaaagcataaattcatgaattctatgatattatgctttcattctggagccctggcttcaaaattgtaatttttatattttccaccagatggcgccatttttctcatgtttagcctatggagcaaatacatgcttttttcctattttctgtttgctgtattatagagcactgcaggccaattgaataaatgatgcagctaaaattgtgtgggtgtgttggtatggatgtcagtgtgttttgtatgtgtgtattgagattGTGATgtctgtgtaaaaaaacaacagtggcattatgtaaacaaactggcatttaaagggttacaatccagaaaatgaatgaatatttggtagttatgatcaggactgatgttggttaaaaaaaaatcaaagtcagtgaaagtggaaaataatattaatatataatatttttatggcagttttttgacgtggacatttttgtcctcttaaGGTCCcgagtgtttttttatttgttttttttttaatctgacactgcacaaaaataacaatgtatcaaaatcaatgttgttgccaATCATCGACATATCCCAAACAGTGATAAtcccacaaaaaagaaaaaattccacttagcatttagtatatggagaaggaaaaaaagaaaaaaaaaatatatatatatatatatatatatatatatatatatatatatatatatatatatatatatatatatatatatatatatatttttttttttcataaaaaacaaaagtggcattatataaacaaactgccatttaaagggttaaaatcctgaaaatgaatatttggtagttatgatcaggactgatgttagttaaaaaaattagcttattgaaagtggaaaataatattaatatataattttattatggcagtttttttgacgtggacatttctGTCCTCTAacgacctctgagtaacttttttattgacgcacaagggttaagtaccACAATACATGAGATTGTGGGTTATTTCACATCTGTActcttgtgttttcttttttacagCATTAGAGGCACCAACTACCAAAGTCCTCATGGTATTCCCATAGACATGCTTGACCGTCTGCTGATCATTGCTACAACTCCCTACACAGAGAAAGAGACCAGACAGATCCTGAAGATTCGGTGAGAGAACTTCCTTTGATTTATTAGCGTCTCTTCTTGAGGACAAATTGTTGCTCAAATCATGTGTAGACTTGTAAtcatgtatgtttgtgtttcaGGTGTGAGGAAGAGGATGTTGAGCTAAGTGAGGAGGCACACACCGTTTTAACACGTATTGGACAGGAGACCTCACTCCGTTATGCCATCCAGCTCATCAGTACTGCAGGCCTGGTGTGCCGCAAACGCCGGGTAATGCCAGCCCACACATGTATCGTGCCCCCAAGCAAAATACAAACTATAGCAAATCAAGGATTAGTAAACAAGCTACTCCTGACCACCATTCTGCATTTCTTTCAGGGAACGGAAGTCCAAGTAGAAGACATTAAGAGGGTCTACTCTCTCTTCCTGGATGAGTCTCGCTCCTCACAGTACATGAAAGAGTACCAGGACTCCTTCCTCTTTAATGAAAAACGTAAGATTGTACTCTCCATTTATTGGATTTTTTCATGCTTCTGCTGGGGGGTCCTTAACTCCCATACAAACAGAAAGCAAGGCATGGATACTGCAGCCTGCTGACAAATAGATTATCAAGACACCATGCCACGTTCTGTCAAagtgtccaaaattaactttttttttattcaagggctttatttactatttatttattttacataatttaaattaattgaaataaattctcaatctgaacAATAATGcctttttatgaaataaaatgaatcaaacttaaAAGTACTGTATCTGTAAATAATGCAAAagatgggccctattttaagaccaCTACATcttaagcgcagtgctatgcgaTACGCACAAAGTTAGTGGGCATGGCCAttagccatgaagttttggtatttccgTGCAAGCATGTGCCAAGAACACGTTAGTGGGTTGGCGAAATAGCATGCACAAATCGTGAATGGGTTTGATCAAATGTAGTTTATTTCTGAAGTTCTTCTACGGTTATTGCgttgtctgcatcctattataaagtatattccattccctgtcaGGCAACGTCGCTAAAAATTGAGAAAGCCTATTTGGAACAATTTGGAAGTGTAAAtaggctgtatgcaatgcattagaagaatagaaatatggaccatttgtgtcttgcgttcttttgtgcattaaataCGTACTTGTGATTGTCATAGAAATATTCCTGACATTCAACATGCTCTttatatatgcatggaaaatgtggtgctCATCAGGACTAACTGGATGTAGGCTGCGTTAAATTATAAAGAATaagtatcatttaaaaaaaaaaaatgttctctccaatttggaatgcccaattcccaatgcgctctaagtcctcgtggtggtgtagtgactcgcctcaatccagtggcggaggacgaatctcagttgcctccacgtctgagaacatcagtccacgcatcttaacacgtggcttgtagagcacgttaccacggagacctagcgcgtgtggaggcttcacgctgttctccgcggcatccacgcacaactcaccacgcgccccactgagagcgagaaccacacattatagcgaccacgaggaggttaaccaaacatgactctacccaccctagcaaccgggccaattggttgcttaggaagcctgactggagtcaatcagcacaccctggattcgaacttgcgatccaggtgtggttgtcagtgtctttacttgctgagctacccaggccccctaagaaTAAGTATAATTAATCGTATAGATCTACTGACACATTATAGTTAATatgctgtcaaaattaatgcgttGACGCATGCGTTTAATCTAAACTGTTTAACGTGCAATGTGTCCGGGGACATttttacactgacgcacacaccccATACAAACACCCAGCAGTTCTGTATCAGTGGTCAAGTGATGGGGAAAgaacctcttaatgctatttgttgtacaaaacaaacccagatgggacttgtcaCAGAAATCATGTACTTTGCAGCCTATGCAGGTTAATTTAATTATCatagaagcatgtcaagtcttcaTTATCACCAAAACGGCAATTTGGATGAAGTATTATTGCGTGGGCAGCGTCAGcgttaaaagcaaaacaagacgcTTTTCATGTGGcgttcaaagcggcgcttgaccATGGTATTGAATCCCTGATacgaatcatgaatgcggcttcacgattgctataGCAAAGTGGATAACCACAGTCTGCCAGCAGAATAATGTTGTGGAAGATGAGAGTTTATgagatttaatgcgcattgcaatgaatacgcaaTTTATGGGGACTAGTTATTTCAgtaagtcaacctcccacttagaatttgagaaacgtttaatgttacttgaattgtggCTATTTTAGTGCTTTTCTAtcatactgtggaaggctttgtttggaaaatgttaatgaagcattattgttacatattgttttgttttcttatgaaggaaataattgcattttgacaggaaaagaagtatatatagaatctaatttcagcactttcaaaatctgttaatcgtgattaatcgcataattttttatagttaataggcttgggatcgatgcctttttcacgcatcaataatcagaagattttcctgatgattatcggtatatatctcataattttatcagatataaataaggctgctcgttgcacagtagtctttgtctcttcaaatatatttctcaacacaactttggtaaactgATCAgtagggtaaattaaagggggtcgcacaccagatGCGTTTGGCGGACAACATGACGCGTtctaaattcaaaacaattatttatttctacaaaggtacacacacaccaccagcgttcagcgtcaacattctgaagtgccacagAGCACAaatcgcatagttttccattaaattcaacctaaatcattatcaaaggacaaagattatttactctagtataactggatgatatattgtgaacATGCATCTTGCATAGAGCCTATTTTAGGTTACAAGTATGTTGTGtagtggtttgacagcttgaatgaaagacctattaaAGGCtaaatacagagaaattgcataataaacgtcgccatttcgaatcattcagtttgcgcagttacacgtTTTATTAACCTGCAAACtgatcaacgtcactttgttcattcttgaagaaggatAAAAACCTTCATAACATTAGACTACCATCTCCTGCGCCActtcagctcgtcctgtgtgtgtgtgatacatgttatatcaccctcttgtacTCAGACTGTTAAACAGGCCAACTGAGACAATAGGAAAGCAcgcaaattgggcttctaatttaaatgtcggctaattttaaaatatcgatgcctcaaaaatatatagatattttatgacatcactaatagttaatcatgattaaaaatgtaattgactgAGTATCTGTGCACTAATTAAAAGTGATATCAGTCAATAACGgtttgatatcatctgctggtggaattcccaaactgcaaatgcaggaattgagtttagactttgcgcttaGAATAGATGTGGTTCTCAGTCATCTAAGCACAATTACCTATtactcaggaaaatagcaaattgcgaaGTGCGCCAATTCATTAACAAATAATACGCCCACAGATAGCCCAAGCAATCACTCCCATGGCCATGGTGTTTggaattagggctgggtga
Encoded proteins:
- the LOC127424993 gene encoding ruvB-like 2, with the protein product MAAQVATTKVPEVRDITRIERIGAHSHIRGLGLDDALEPRQVSQGMVGQLASRRAAGLILEMIKDGQIAGRAVLIAGQPGTGKTAIAMGLAQSLGPDTPFTALAGSEIFSLEMSKTEALSQAFRKAIGVRIKEETEIIEGEVVEIQIDRPATGTGAKVGKLTLKTTEMETIYDLGNKMIESLSKERVQAGDVITIDKATGKISKLGRSFTRARDYDAMGAQTQFVQCPEGELQKRKEVVHTVSLHEIDVINSRTQGFLALFSGDTGEIKSEVREQINAKVSEWREEGKAEIIPGVLFIDEVHMLDIECFSFLNRALESDLSPVLIMATNRGITRIRGTNYQSPHGIPIDMLDRLLIIATTPYTEKETRQILKIRCEEEDVELSEEAHTVLTRIGQETSLRYAIQLISTAGLVCRKRRGTEVQVEDIKRVYSLFLDESRSSQYMKEYQDSFLFNEKQSPQMDTS